One Prosthecobacter sp. SYSU 5D2 genomic window carries:
- a CDS encoding DUF3500 domain-containing protein, which translates to MNTPTFSRRQFLQRSSQALASGILAAPALQAAAGMPRSETLVHQLYSSLKEPQQKLLCFGWDDPRRLKVDNNWHITPQKLRDVLDADQQDLVRQIFDGLHSEEYKKEVWRQFDQDNKSDGGFASSSIALFGQPGNGQFEFVLTGRHCTRRCDGDSEAGTAFGGPIFYGHAAKGFYEKPDHAGNAYWFQAKRANEVFQALDGKQRKLALLSDSRDETGSKTVKLTGKKKGLDGIPMTELSADQKGLVRQVIGDLLAPFRKEDAQESLKYIEAAGFDHLHMAYYQNQDVGKDGVWDVWQIEGPSMIWYFRGDPHVHCWAHIKEKV; encoded by the coding sequence ATGAACACGCCCACCTTTTCACGCCGCCAGTTTCTTCAGCGCAGCAGTCAGGCGCTGGCTTCAGGAATCCTCGCAGCCCCTGCCCTGCAAGCAGCGGCTGGCATGCCACGGTCTGAAACACTGGTGCATCAGCTCTACAGCAGCCTGAAGGAGCCTCAGCAAAAGTTGTTATGCTTTGGCTGGGATGACCCCCGCCGGCTGAAGGTGGACAACAACTGGCACATCACGCCACAAAAACTGCGGGATGTGCTGGATGCAGATCAGCAGGACCTGGTACGGCAGATCTTCGACGGCCTGCACAGTGAGGAATATAAAAAGGAAGTGTGGCGGCAGTTCGACCAGGATAACAAAAGTGACGGCGGATTTGCCAGCTCCTCCATCGCCCTTTTCGGCCAGCCGGGGAACGGGCAGTTTGAATTTGTGCTCACCGGCCGGCATTGCACACGCCGCTGCGATGGTGATAGCGAGGCGGGTACAGCCTTTGGCGGACCCATCTTTTATGGTCATGCGGCCAAGGGCTTTTATGAAAAGCCGGACCATGCCGGCAATGCCTACTGGTTTCAGGCAAAACGGGCGAATGAAGTCTTCCAGGCGCTGGACGGAAAACAACGGAAGCTGGCCCTGCTGAGCGACAGCCGGGATGAAACTGGCAGCAAGACGGTGAAGCTGACGGGCAAGAAGAAGGGGCTGGACGGTATCCCGATGACAGAACTGAGCGCCGATCAAAAAGGCCTGGTGAGGCAGGTCATTGGTGATTTGCTGGCCCCGTTCAGAAAAGAGGATGCGCAAGAATCCCTGAAATACATTGAGGCCGCCGGTTTTGACCATCTGCACATGGCGTATTATCAGAACCAGGATGTGGGCAAAGACGGCGTCTGGGACGTGTGGCAGATCGAAGGACCGTCCATGATCTGGTATTTCCGGGGTGATCCGCATGTCCACTGCTGGGCCCACATCAAAGAGAAAGTCTGA
- a CDS encoding VTT domain-containing protein yields MNGPEHEAASTTQAPRNSEAADKAAEDALLELETGRSMKHENKRVFILVAVVGLFMVLAHFTPLKAWITNVQAWKGFVDELGWIAHASFILACAGGVMIGLPRLPLCAMAGLIFGFVEGMALSLVGSVCGSYGAFLMTRAGARRAVLARAERWPWLKKMLEKPSWLKVFWVRQMMLPGLVLNVLLGVTEVAHSTFLVGTATGYLPLNIAFSLVGSGLGKGSLAQSLTQLLGALAVVNLVGWLVWKMARSQKA; encoded by the coding sequence ATGAACGGACCGGAACACGAAGCAGCCTCCACAACTCAGGCACCCCGCAACAGCGAAGCCGCAGACAAGGCCGCAGAAGACGCCCTGCTCGAATTGGAGACAGGACGCTCCATGAAACATGAAAACAAACGTGTCTTCATTCTCGTGGCCGTCGTCGGCCTGTTCATGGTGCTGGCGCATTTCACTCCGTTGAAAGCCTGGATCACCAACGTCCAGGCGTGGAAAGGTTTTGTGGATGAACTGGGCTGGATCGCCCACGCCTCCTTTATACTTGCCTGTGCAGGCGGGGTGATGATCGGCCTTCCGCGCCTGCCCCTTTGCGCCATGGCCGGACTCATCTTTGGCTTTGTCGAAGGCATGGCCCTGTCCCTGGTCGGGTCCGTCTGCGGGTCTTATGGCGCCTTTTTGATGACCCGTGCAGGTGCCCGCCGCGCCGTGCTGGCACGGGCAGAGCGCTGGCCCTGGCTGAAGAAGATGCTGGAAAAACCCTCCTGGCTGAAAGTCTTCTGGGTCCGCCAGATGATGCTCCCCGGGCTCGTACTCAATGTCCTGTTAGGCGTCACCGAGGTTGCCCACTCCACCTTTCTCGTCGGCACCGCCACGGGCTATCTGCCGCTGAACATCGCCTTCTCCCTGGTAGGCAGCGGACTGGGGAAGGGTTCCCTGGCCCAGTCGCTGACCCAGTTGCTAGGCGCACTGGCCGTCGTCAACCTTGTGGGCTGGCTGGTCTGGAAGATGGCACGCAGCCAGAAGGCCTGA